The Corvus hawaiiensis isolate bCorHaw1 unplaced genomic scaffold, bCorHaw1.pri.cur scaffold_317_ctg1, whole genome shotgun sequence genome contains the following window.
tgaccgtgtccccgctgtccccgcagcCGCGCCCGACGCTGAcgctgtccctgtgtccccaatgtccctgactgtgtccccaatgtccccaatgtcccctgacggtgtccccgctgtccccgcagcCGCGCCCGACGCTGACGCTGTCCCAGGCCCCGCAGGCCCCGGGGgggcccccgcgcccccccAGCATCATCAAGGTCCCCAGCGCCATCGCCCTGCCCGTCCCCGTGCCCGTCCCCGTGCCCACGCTGGCCCCCGGCCGCCCCGGGACCCCCACCCAGCCCTCGCCGCCACCCCCCAAGTTCATCGTCATGTCCTCGGCCAGCAGCGCCGGCCAGCAGGtacggggacacggggggacaggggtggacacggggggggacacgggggacagggggacatggggacacggggggacaggggggacacggggggggacaggggggacatggggagggacacgggggacagggggacatcGGGGATattggggacacggggggacaagggggacggggggggacacgggggacagggggacatggggacatcagggatattggggacagggggacatggggatatggggatatggggacatggggacagggggataTGGGGACGGGGGATATGGGAATattggggacagggggacatggggacatgggaatattggggacagggggacagggggatatggggatatggggacagggggatatggggatatggggacagggggatatggggacacggggacatggggacatggggacagggggatatggggacatggggacagggggacagggggatatggggatatggggacagggggatatggggacacggggacatggggacagggggacagggggatatggggatattggggacagggggatatggggacacggggatatggggatatggggacacggggacatcaggggacacagggacagggggacacggggatagggggacagggggatatggggacacggggacatcaggggacacagggacggggacatggggatagGGGGATAGGGGGACAGGGGGATATGGGGATGTGAGGACAtcgggggacacagggacatcgGGACACTGATGAGGGGAcatggggagggacaggggaagggacatggggagggacaaggaggggacaccagggggacaccggggggacaacgaaggggacacaggggacacggAGGGAGCAAGGGGGGAACAATGGGGACATGGAGGACACGCTGGTGGCTGGGGAGCGGGGACAACGGGGATATCGAGGACACACCGGGGGAGGGTGGGGGACAGGACACACCAGGGCCACCCCCGAGGTGACCAAAAGTGCCCCCCtttgtccccccccccccccccaggtgATCACCCTGAGCACGTCCCCCGCGCCCACCGCCACCTCCCCGGTCACCACCACCGTCCCCAGCGTGCAGCCACTGGTCAAACTGGTGTCGGCGCCCGCCGTGCCCGGCGCCGGCGCTGCCAGCGGCGTGTCCGGCGCTGCCGGCGGCGTCCCCAGCGCGGCGGTGCAGAAATACATCGTGGTGTCCCTGCCCGCCGCGGGTGACACCAAAGGCACCGCTGGCgctgccaccaccacccccagtgcccccggtgccacccccccggccccgcagttgtccccaagtgccaccaccaccaccacggtGGCCaccggcggcggcagcggcgcgTCCCCGGTGGCGGCCACGGTCAAGGCGGAGGCTGGGGACAGTCCCCAAGGGCCGGCGGGGGCCACCGCTGGCACCTTCGGTAAAGCCAACGGGACCCCCGCGGGTGGGACACAGGAGCCACAGGGTGGCCAGTGACCGGGCAGTGGCGGCCAGAGGGTCACTGAGGGGTCAGTGAGGGGTCCCCAAGGGGTCCTGGGGGTGAcaagaggggctgggggaccccaaagtgtccccagggGGGGTGAcaagaggggctgggggacccCAAAGTGTCCCCTGAGGGTGAcaagaggggctgggggaccccaaggtgtccccaaagGGTCACCAAGGGGTCCCCAAGGGGTCCTGGGGGTGACAAGGGGGGCTGGGGgaccccaaagtgtccccaaattGTTCTCAAAGGGTCACCAAGGGGTCATGAAGGGGTCACCGAGGGGTCCCCAAGGGGTCCTGGGGGTGACAAGGGGGGGCTGGGGgaccccaaagtgtccccaaattGTCCCcagggggtcctgggggtgaCAAGGGGGGGCTGGGGCACCCCAAAGTGtccccctgagcccccctggGGTCCCCACCTCGGGGCTGTGAGGAGCTCAATAAACTCCCAGTTCACCCCAGTTCGTCCCAGTTCGTCCCAGTTCATCCCGGTTCTGCGTCACGTGCGGGGACTACATCAGGGGAGGGtccccagttcatcccagtaaCCACCAGTatccccccagtgccctcccagttcatcccagtatccccccaGTACATCCCAGTGGCTCCAGTGCCTATCCCAGTTCGTCCCAgtcaccccagtgccacctgtGGGGGGTGGGGCAGCCAATGGGAGGGGGGGGCGGTGGCGGTGACGTCACCGGGGGGGGACAGGGccaccccccgcccctcccccccccccccccggtgtcccctggGTCGTTCTCCTCCcgcggggacagcgcggggcacccgcccagttcatcccagttcatcccagtgccctcccagtgcccccccagtgcccttccagtgctcccagttcatcccagttcatcccagtgcccccccagtgcctcccagtgctcccagttcatcccagtgctcccagtgcctcccagtgcatcccagtgcccctcagtcccctcccagtgcctcccagtccctcccaaccccCCCCGAACatctcccagtctctcccagtcccctcccagtatccccaaatcccctcccagtgcctttCCAGTCCCTCCCATTCCCCtcaatcccctcccagttcaCTTCCAgtcccccccaaccccccccaacatctcccagtctctcccagtcccctccctgtccccccagatcccctcccagtgcctttCCAGTCCCTCCCATTCCCCtcaatcccctcccagttcaCTTCCAGTCCCCCCCAACatctcccagtctctcccagtcccctcccagtatccccaaatcccctcccaatgcctcccagtccccccaaatcccctcccagtctctcccagtccccccaaatcccctcccagtgcctcccagtcccccccaaataccctcccagtgcctcccagtccccccaaatcccctcccagtctctcccagtccccccaaatcccctcccagtgcctcccagtcccccccaacccccccccgaacatctcccagtccctcccagttccccccgCGGTCCCTCGGGGTGGCCGGGCGGTCACTGTCCCcaagggggggggaggggtaTAAAGCCCGCGGTGCCGCGGGGGGGGGGCCCAGCCATGGCTCTGTCCCCGCGCCCCTGGGtggccctggtggccctggtggccctggtggcCTCGGTGGCCCCCCCGGCgcggggctgggacagggacgCCCCCACGGCGACGCTGTCGGTGGAGAacgggggacactggggacactggggggacccCGAGTTCTGCCCCGGGAAAGGCTTCGCCAGCGGCTTCCAGCTCAaggtggggacagagggacacggggggacagagggacagagggacacggggggacagagggacacggggggggacagagggacagagggacacggggggacagagggacacggggggggacagagggacacggggggggacagagggacagagggacacggggggggacagagggacacggggggacagagggacagagggacacggggggacagagggacacggggggggacagagggacacgggggggacagagggacagagggacacggggggggacagagggacacggggggacagagggacagagggacacgggggggacagagggacagaggggacagaggaacacgggggggacagagggacagagggacacggggggacagagggacacgggggggacagagggacacggggagaCACACGGGGGGGACGGGaatttggggacatgggggctgacaggaatttgggaatttggggacacggggggagcaggaatttggggacacggggggagcaggaatttgggaatttggggacacggggggggcaggaatttgggaatttggggacacgggggtgacaTTTTGGGGGTTTCCAGGTGGAGCCCCACAAGGGCTTTTTCGGGGACGACACGGGGCTGAACGGGGTCCGGCTGCTCTGTGGCCACGCAGGACAGGCCACGTCCAGCGAGGGGCCGTGAGTGACCGCCGGGGGGGGAAAGAGGGTGGGGACACCCCAACTGTGGCTACCAAAACCCTTCCATGGCCACCAAAACCCAACCACAGCCATCAAAACCCAACCACGGCCACCACAAACCTTCCATGGCCATCACAACCCAACCACGGCCACCATGACCCAAAAATGGCCACCAAAACCCAACCATGGCCACCAAAACCCAACCATGGCCACCATGACCCAAAAATGGCCGCTAAAACCCAACCGTGGCCATCAAAACCCAACCATGGCCACCAAAACCCTTCCATGGCCATCAAAATCCAACCATGGCCACCATGACCTCTCCACGGCCACCACAACCCCTCCATGACCACCTTGATCCCTCCATGGCCACCACAACCCCTCCATGACCACCTTGACCTTCCTCCATGGCCACCACAACCCCTCCATGACCACCTTGACCCTTCCACGGCCACCACAAGCCTTCAATGACCACCTTGACCCCTCCATTGCCACCATGACCCAAAAATGACCACTACAACCCAACCACGGCCACCATGACCCTTCTACGGCCACCTTGACCCCTCCATAGCCACCATGACTCAAAAATGGCCACCTTGACCCTTCCATGGCCACCACAACCCCTCCATGACCACCTCAACTCCTCCATGACCACCTTGACCCTTCCACGGCCACCACAACCCCTCCATGACCACCTTGACCCCTTCACGGCCACCATGACCCCTCCATGGCCACCTTGACCCTTCCATTGCCACCACAACCCCTCCATGACCACCATGACCCCTCCATGGCCACCTTGACCCCTCCATGGCCACCTCGACCCTTCCATGACCACCACAACCCCTCCATGGCCACCATGACCCCTCCATGGCCACCTCGACCCCTCCATGACCACCATGACCCTTCCACGGCCACCACAACCCCTCCATGGCCACCACAACCCCTCCATGACCACCATGACCCCTCCATGACCACCTCAACCCCTCCATGGCCACCACAACCCCTCCACGGCCACCCCAAGCCCGGGCTCGCTgacctccctcctcccctgcccgcAGCCGCGGCTCCTGGAGCCGCCCGGAGTCGTGCCCGGCCGGGCAGCGCTTGGTGGCCTTCCGGCTGCGTGTGGAAGCCCCGCGGGGGCTCTGGGACGACACGGCCGCCAACGCCATGGCCGCCATCTGCTCGGGGGGCTCGCTGCTGGAGGGCCGCGGTGGCCCCCAGGGCACGTGGGGCAACTGGAGCCTCCCGTGCCCGCCCAGCGCCGGCGTCTGCGGCCTCCGCACCCGCCTGGAGCCGCCCCAGCGCGGCGGCGACGACACCGGCCTCAACGACGTCGAGCTCTACTGCTGCTCCTGAGCCCCCGTGGCCACCTCGGGACCACCTGAGACCACTGAGACCCCCATGGACCTCCCTGAGCCCCCTGAGACCCCCATGGAGCCCTGGAACCCCTGAGCACCCCATGGACCCCACTGACCACCCCGTGgagccccgggacccccgggagcCCCTTGACCACCCCGTGGACCTCCCTGACCACCCCATGGAGCCCCAGGACCCCCTGAGCACCCCATGGACCCCACTGACCACCCCATGGAGCCCCAGGACCCCCGGGACCACCTGAGCACCCTGACCACCCCATGGACCCCAATGACCACCCCTGGGAGCCCCTTGACCACCCCGCGGACCCCCCCCGACCACCCCATGGAGCCCCAGGACCACCCCATGGACCCCACTGACCACCCCGTGGagccctgggacccccctgaGCCCCTTGACCACCCCATGGAGCCCCAGGATCTTCACGGACCCCCTGAGCCACCCCAAGGAGCCCCTTGACCAccccatggagccctgggacccccctgaGGAGCCCACTGACCACCCCGTGGAGCCCCAggacccctgggaccccctgaTCACCTTGACCACCCCATGGACCCCCATGACCACCCCGTAGAGCCCCTTGATCACCCTGTGGAGCCCTGGGACCACCCCATGGAGTCCCAGGACCCCCCTGAGCCCCTTGACCACCCCATGGACTCCACTGACCACCCCATGGAGCCCCAGGACCACCCCGTGGACCCCACTGACCACCCTGTGGAGCCCCAGGACCACCCCACTGAGCCCCTTGACCAACCAGTGGAGCCCCTTGACCATCCCATGGAGCCCCCTGACCACCCCgtggagctcctggagccccCTGACCACCCCGTGGAGCCCCAGGACCACCCTGAGCCCCACTGACCCCATGGACCCCTCCTTGACCACCCCAgggaccccactgaccccatgGACCCCTCCTTGACCCCTCTCGACCCCTGGGACCACCTCGACCCTCCGATGTCCCCCCGTGACCCCTCCTtgacccctgggaccccccaatgtccccccccttcccctccccccacccctaaAGGGGCGGGGCAATAAACGGCTTTGATTGACAGCTCCGGCCACGCCCTCCCGTCAGGGCGAACGCGGCATCCGCCACACTGCCGTAAAGCGCGCGCGCTCGCCGCGCTGTCGTGAGAGCGCGCCGCCATGTTGGGAGGCGGTACGCGCCACGCCGCCGTAAAGCGCGGCGCCATTAGGGAGAGGCGGAGGGCGAGGCGCTGTCGTGAAAGGGCGGCGGCAGCCAATAGGAGGGCGGCGGGGCAGGGTCACGTGACCGGAAGAGAGGCGCGGAGGAGAAGCGGGAGCGTAGCCATGGTGAGAACGGGGCgggggaactgggagcactgggggggactgggagccactggggggcactgggagcgactggggcgcactgggagggactgggagggactgggagccactgggggGGCGCTTGGGCGCGGGGCTGCGGCGATACTGGGGCGGCGCTGGGTGCTACTGGTGGttactgggaggcactgggaggcactgggagggactggggagaTGTCAGTGGGGCGTCCCCGGTGCTTGCTGGGGTGGTACTGGTCcgtactggtttgtactggtccgtactggtccgtactggtttgtactggtccgtactggtttatactggtccgtactggtccgtactggtttatactggtccgtactggtcTCCAGACGTCGGCGCTGACGCAGGGGCTGGAGCGGGTCCCGGCTCAGGCCGGGTACCTCGTGATCAGCGACGGCGCCGTGCTGGCGgtgagggggggggggcccAAAATTGGGGGGGGGGCAAAAATTGGGGAGGGGGCCCAAAAAATGGGAGGAGGGGGGGCCCAAAaatggggggggaggggcccAAAATGGAGGGAGGGGTCCCAAAAAATTTGGAGGAGGGGGGGTCCCAAAAATGGGGGGAGGAGTCCCCAAAAATGGAGGTGGGGGGGGCCCaaaatggggagggggggccCCAAAATTGGGGGGGGGGCAGAAATTGGGGAGGGGGCCCAAAAAATGGAGGGGGAGGGGCCCAAAATGGGGGGGGCCaaaattggggggggggtccATAAAAAATGAGGGGAGGGGTCCCCAAAAATGGGGGTGAGGGGGGGCCCAAAAATGGGGGGGGGCAGAAATTGGGGAGGGGTCCCAAAAATTGGGGGAGGGGTCCCAAAAAATGGAGGGGGAGGGGCCCAAAAGGGGGGGCCAAAAGGGGGAGGGGGTCTCTAAAaaatggggggaggggggcccaaaattggggggggaggggtccccaaaaatggggggtccaaaattggggggggggtcccaaAAAATTGAGGGAGGGGCCACAAaaattggggagggggggaggctCAAAAATGGGGGGAGGGGTCCCCAAAAATGGGGAGGGGGGCCCCAAAAATTGGGGGAGGGGGGCCCAAAAAGGGGGGGTCCAGAactgggggggagggggtgtccCAAAAAATTGGGGGAGGGGAGGCCCAAAaatgggggaggagggggggccCAAAATTGGGGGGGAGGGGTCCCCAAAAACCGGGGTGAGGGGGggcccaaaaatggggaaagggGGCCAAAAAATTGGCGGGAGGGGCCCAAAAATTGGGGGAGGGGTCCCCAAAAATGGGGAGTctaattggggggggggggtcccaaaAAATTGGGGGAGGGGAGACCCAAAAATGGGGGGAGGGGACCCAAaaattggggagggggggccAAAATTGGGGGGACCCGAAAATGGGGAGGGGTCCCAAAAAATGGGGGGAGGGGTCCCGAAAAATGAGAGGAGGGGGGGGCCCAAAATTGGGGAGAGGGGCCCCAAAaatttggggggagggggaaggaaaatttGGGTGGGGGGGTCCCAAAACTGGGGGGCTCccgggtggttttggggggattttttgggtttttttttccttttagggGATCGCAaattttttttggggggagggggaggtgtCCCGGTGGGAATTCCCAAAAGATTTTAGGGGGAAATCCCAGGAATTTTGGGGGTTCCCaggaggttttttggggtgattttgatgcattttggggatttttgggggttcttTTCTCTTTGGGACACCCCaatttttttgggggtgtcCAACTGAGAATTCCCAAAAATTTTGGGGGGGATCCCAGGAATTTTTGGGAGGTTCccaggtggtttttttggggggattttgatgcattttggggattttttggggttcttttccctctgcaacgccccaatttttttttgggggggggggggggtgtccaAAAATTGCCCCAAAATTTTTGGGGTCTCCTgaccccctccccctcccctccccccaaaaaatttgTCCCCAACCCTCGGCAGTCCTCGGGGGACCTGGAGAACGACGAGCACACGGCCACCGTCCTGCAGGGCCTGGTGGCCACGGCCCTGGGGCTGCGGCTGCCCCGTGGCCACGAGCCCCCGTTCCGCCGCCTCTCGGGTGAGGGACGCGCCCCCAACGGCCCCAAAGTGGCCCTAAACCGCCCCAAATTGGCCCTAAATGCCCGCAAAGTAGCCCCAAACGGCCCCAAACGGCCCCAAAGTAGCCCCAAACGGCCCCAAACGGCCCCAAAGTGgccccaaatggccccaaagTGGCCCTAAATAGCCCCAAATGGCCCCAAGGCTCCCCAAAGTGGTCCCAAATGGCCCCAAAGTGGCCCTAAATAGCTCCAAATGGCCTCAAAGTGGCCCCAAATGGCCCCAAGGGTCCCCAAAGTGGCCCTAAATGGCGCAAATTGGCTCCAAAGTGGCCCCAAATGGCCGCAAAGTGGCCCTAAATGGCCCCGAAGTGGCCCTAAGTAGCCCCGAAGTGGCCCCAAATGGCCACAAAGTGGCCCTAAATAGCCCTAAATGGCCCCAAGGGTCCCCAAAGTGGTCCCAAATGGCCCCAAAGTGGCCCTAAATGGCCCCAAATGGCCCCAGGAGTCCCCAAAGTGGCCCTAAATGGCCCAAATTCGCTCCAAAGGGCCCCAAAACGTCCCCAAAGTGGCCCTAAATGGCCCCAAACGGCTCCAAAGTGGCCCTAAATGGCCCAAAGTGACCCTAAATGACCCCAAATTGGCCCtaaatggccccaaaatggccccaaggGTCCCCAAAGTGGTCCCAAATGGCCCCAAAGTGGCCCTAAATAGCCCCAAATTGGCTCCAAATTGGtcccaaatggccccaaatggCCCCAAGGGTCCCCAAAGTGGTCCCAAATGGCCCCAAAGTGGCCCTAAATGGCCCAAATTCGCTCCAAATGGCCCCAAAGTGGCCCTAACTGGCCCCAAACGGCCCCAGAGTGGCCCTAAATGGCCCAAAGTGACCCTAAATGACCCCAAATTGGCCCTAAATGGCCCCAAACAGCCCCAAAGTGGCCCTAAATGGCCCAAATTGGCCCCAAACAGCCCCAAATTGGCCCTAAATGGCCCCAAACGGCCCCAGAGTGGCCCCAAAGTGGCCCTAAATGGCCCCAAAACGGCCCTAAATGGCCCCAAACGGCCCCAGAGTGGCCCCAAAGTGGCCCTAAATGGCCCAAATTGGCCCCAAACGGCTCCAAAGTGGCCCTAAATGGCCCAAAGTGACCCTAAATGACCCCAAATTggcccaaaatggccccaaacgGCCCCAGAGTGGCCCTAAATGGCCCCAAACGGCCCCAGAGTGGCCCCAAAGTGGCCCTAAATGGCCCAAATTGG
Protein-coding sequences here:
- the LOC125320955 gene encoding merozoite surface protein CMZ-8-like isoform X1; its protein translation is MDPTDHPMEPQDPRDHLSTLTTPWTPMTTPGSPLTTPRTPPDHPMEPQDHPMDPTDHPVEPWDPPEPLDHPMDSTDHPMEPQDHPVDPTDHPVEPQDHPTEPLDQPVEPLDHPMEPPDHPVELLEPPDHPVEPQDHPEPH
- the LOC125320954 gene encoding vitelline membrane outer layer protein 1 homolog produces the protein MALSPRPWVALVALVALVASVAPPARGWDRDAPTATLSVENGGHWGHWGDPEFCPGKGFASGFQLKVEPHKGFFGDDTGLNGVRLLCGHAGQATSSEGPRGSWSRPESCPAGQRLVAFRLRVEAPRGLWDDTAANAMAAICSGGSLLEGRGGPQGTWGNWSLPCPPSAGVCGLRTRLEPPQRGGDDTGLNDVELYCCS
- the TAF6 gene encoding transcription initiation factor TFIID subunit 6, which codes for MSSASSAGQQVITLSTSPAPTATSPVTTTVPSVQPLVKLVSAPAVPGAGAASGVSGAAGGVPSAAVQKYIVVSLPAAGDTKGTAGAATTTPSAPGATPPAPQLSPSATTTTTVATGGGSGASPVAATVKAEAGDSPQGPAGATAGTFGKANGTPAGGTQEPQGGQ
- the LOC125320955 gene encoding merozoite surface protein CMZ-8-like isoform X2, which produces MDPTDHPMEPQDPRDHLSTLTTPWTPMTTPGSPLTTPRTPPDHPMEPQDHPMDPTDHPVEPWDPPEPLDHPMDSTDHPMEPQDHPVDPTDHPVEPQDHPTEPLDQPLEPPDHPVEPQDHPEPH
- the LAMTOR4 gene encoding ragulator complex protein LAMTOR4 isoform X2 → MTSALTQGLERVPAQAGYLVISDGAVLASSGDLENDEHTATVLQGLVATALGLRLPRGHEPPFRRLSVVFGEHSLLVTVSGQKLFVVKRHHHVQEPVAV
- the LAMTOR4 gene encoding ragulator complex protein LAMTOR4 isoform X1, which translates into the protein MVRTGLQTSALTQGLERVPAQAGYLVISDGAVLASSGDLENDEHTATVLQGLVATALGLRLPRGHEPPFRRLSVVFGEHSLLVTVSGQKLFVVKRHHHVQEPVAV